The genomic DNA CTGGTTACACCTGGAATACAAATGGTCCATATCTTCTACTTAGCGATCTTGATGTTACTGAATCCGGTGAATTTTATGGTATTTTCCCCAATAATTCCTATTCTTCTGGTTTATGGAAATCAATTGATTTTGGCGAGACCTGGACTGTGGAATTCTGGGATATGTATATGACCTGTGTAAGCTGGGATGGACCAGGATTCTTATTTACTGGCTGGAATGTACCTAATGGCAATCCACAAGGGTTTGCAATGTGGCATTCTGATATCGGGGAACTGGAATACATGAATGAAGGGCTTGGCTGTATGCAGATCAATAATATTACCTGGAATCCCCTGATCAATTGTCTGAATAGAATTGCCTGCACTGATGAAGGACTTTATATGATCACAGGATATGAAACCGATATTTCTCCCGATCATATCACTCCTTCAAATATTACTGCACACAATTTCCCTAATCCCTTTAATCCGGAAACATGTATTTCTTTTACTCTTCCCTATTCAACTGATATTTCTCTGAACATTTATAATGGCAGAGGCGAAAAGGTAAAGAAACTCTTCCGTGGTTTCCTGCCCTCAGGAGAAAATTCACTGCTCTGGAACGGCAAAAGCGACCAGGGAGATCAGCTTCCAAGCGGCATCTATCATTATAAAATTACTGCAGTTCAAATGGAAAAATATGGGAAAATGATATTGCTAAAATAAAAATATTGAGTTTAGATGCGAAGGTCCCGTTTATCGGGAACTTAAGAATTTTTGTACTCCATAAGTCATCTTCATCAGCGGTACTCTGGAAGTCCATCCTTCGCTTACGCTGCTAAAGCTGCGGCGGTGCACATCTAACTTAGCAGAAGAAAATATTTTAATTTCGGGGGGATGCGTAGATAGGCATCATTAATATTTGACAAATTGATAGTCAATATCGCATCTTGACATTGTAATTTTATTAATAAGCTGTATGAGAACAACTTTCTGAGGGGAAAATTTTGGAGGTCTTGTGATGCAAAACAAAAAATTTCTTATCGCGTTTGTTATTACCCTTTTTATCCCGGTAATTTGTCTGGCTTATTTCTGGAGTGAAATAGGTCCTGCTGACATTGAAACTTATAATTTTTATGTATTTGGTGGTGGTGTAGCTTATGAAATTATCTGCGAAGAAAATGGTATCCTCGTAAATGAAGGTGATGAATGGATAGAATATTCCTATTATGATCTGCCGGTCTGGGATGTGGAAACCGTGATGGCAGCAACTGCCGATATTATTGCTGTTATGGGAGATGGTTCATATTCTGATGGGATTTATGGCTTCAATTTTATTAATCACGAATTCAATATCCTGCACTGGATGCTGAATCCCCGCTTTATTACCTATTGTCCGGCAGATACAAGTTACTATGCCGGAGGTGAAGATGGGCTTTATTCCTCACATGATGGATTTAACTGGGAAAATGTCTCCTTCTTCGATAATATACAATGCCTGGATATGGAAGCTTATCAGGAACATTATGTAGTCAGCACCAGCGGTAATATCTATTACTCATCAGATGCCGGCAATAGCTGGAACGAAAGTAATACCATGCAAAATCTCTCTGATCTGGTAGTTTCCCCTTCTGGTACATTCTATGGCATTTTCCCTGATCAATCCTGGTCTTCTGGTTTATATAGTTCCGGGGATTATGGTATGAACTGGGAAGTGGAATTCTGGTCAGTAAATATGAGCAGCGCTGGTTTTGACGAAAATGATAACCTCTTTGTC from Candidatus Stygibacter australis includes the following:
- a CDS encoding FlgD immunoglobulin-like domain containing protein, producing GYTWNTNGPYLLLSDLDVTESGEFYGIFPNNSYSSGLWKSIDFGETWTVEFWDMYMTCVSWDGPGFLFTGWNVPNGNPQGFAMWHSDIGELEYMNEGLGCMQINNITWNPLINCLNRIACTDEGLYMITGYETDISPDHITPSNITAHNFPNPFNPETCISFTLPYSTDISLNIYNGRGEKVKKLFRGFLPSGENSLLWNGKSDQGDQLPSGIYHYKITAVQMEKYGKMILLK
- a CDS encoding FlgD immunoglobulin-like domain containing protein, with the translated sequence MQNKKFLIAFVITLFIPVICLAYFWSEIGPADIETYNFYVFGGGVAYEIICEENGILVNEGDEWIEYSYYDLPVWDVETVMAATADIIAVMGDGSYSDGIYGFNFINHEFNILHWMLNPRFITYCPADTSYYAGGEDGLYSSHDGFNWENVSFFDNIQCLDMEAYQEHYVVSTSGNIYYSSDAGNSWNESNTMQNLSDLVVSPSGTFYGIFPDQSWSSGLYSSGDYGMNWEVEFWSVNMSSAGFDENDNLFVGWEVPQTMEQGIACWYEDISELEYMNEGLPCFQINQISWHPQIDCINIIACTDSGLYLLTDYLTEIEPDLITNIEIATSNYPNPFNPETTISFTLPYSTVISLDIYNAKGEKVRRLFRGFLSSGENYQLWNGTNDQGDQLPSGIYHYKITAGQLEEFGKMILLK